From a region of the Daphnia magna isolate NIES linkage group LG1, ASM2063170v1.1, whole genome shotgun sequence genome:
- the LOC116936525 gene encoding mediator of RNA polymerase II transcription subunit 21 isoform X2 — protein sequence MADRLTQLQDAINAQADNFCNAIGILQQTAPPATFPGFDRAGNRTPQQQQEDHASLFATLIARCAKDIDVLIDSLPSEDSTTELQIASLRRLEEGNEDAAARLREVVSEGELMLEKIQNALHDIAQTQLAMQSTSPST from the exons ATGGCTGATCGTTTGACACAGCTTCAAGACGCGATTAATGCG CAAGCAGATAATTTTTGCAATGCTATCGGTATCTTACAACAAACCGCCCCACCGGCTACTTTCCCGGGCTTCGATCGCGCAGGCAATCGAACccctcaacaacaacaagaagaccACGCTTCCCTTTTTGCCACGCTAATTGCTCGCTGTGCAAAAGACATTGATGTCCTTATCGACTCGTTACCCAGCGAAGACTCAACCACAGAGCTTCAA ATCGCAAGTCTCAGAAGATTGGAGGAAGGCAACGAGGATGCTGCTGCACGACTGAGGGAGGTTGTGAGTGAGGGAGAGCTAATGCTAGAGAAGATCCAGAATGCCCTACATGACATTGCACAGACCCAACTAGCAATGCAGAGTACAAGCCCAAGCACGTAA
- the LOC116936519 gene encoding zinc finger and BTB domain-containing protein 14, which yields MARQAASNNRDEGGGSTEEDSVLRLRWNSHVESLQQLFENLLEQQLFVDVTLACEGGSLKAHKVMLSACSTYFRRVLHETGSKNPVIIMRDVSYSEMDFILQFIYRGEIHVPEARLPSLLKTARLLEIRGLSDKLDQPFDETKPSETESRKRRNSDGATNGFHSPPHSPQVNGKAKKPTHTVTKEEELDNEEMDSDFDETDHSQTNNEHNQTMKNEMMDQRLTPPTPLDLSNGDIGASDEENEVPSGHQSDKKKSASPIPVHVKCEVPELNQSQQGADEDDEEEEDDAVNPDQYPFSMLADSDQSGGGGAGVVVQAVCPFCFKDCKRTAELRAHIRAHTGEKPFRCDICSAPFARSAHLKRHRRVHTGERPFECHRCQKTFSRQDKLKLHMDRHRLRDTGGKMIVGRPKKIAAKKNEEQSVTTPSTSSASSSTPTPTSVEMTGMGQFAFPGAPARSGPPQSPNGSNRTTTPSPSLPYSDMNYFSLLSLSQRGLTISSTATTQSGQQSDLPSPTVPNLLSPQALQELSLFRQGGTNSNSTRGRQQRSTRSTAAAASNRSSSRSSVESASETLLNFAQQVGEVVVGHSSAAQSS from the exons ATGGCCCGTCAGGCCGCCAGTAACAATCGAGATGAAGGGGGAGGATCAACAGAAGAGGACAGCGTACTGCGCTTACGCTGGAACAGCCACGTGGAGAGCCTGCAGCAGCTCTTTGAAAACCTCCTCGAGCAACAACTCTTTGTGGATGTGACACTAGCCTGTGAAGGTGGCTCGCTCAAGGCTCACAAGGTGATGCTCTCTGCTTGCTCAACCTACTTCAGGCGTGTGCTCCACGAGACTGGTTCCAAGAACCCAGTCATCATCATGAGAGACGTGTCTTACAGTGAGATGGACTTTATTCTGCAATTCATTTACCGTGGGGAGATACATGTGCCAGAGGCCAGACTTCCTTCGCTACTTAAAACAGCCAGGCTGTTGGAAATTAGAGGACTATCAGACAAATTAGATCAGCCATTTGACGAGACCAAACCCAGTGAGACAGAAAGTCGCAAGAGAAGGAATAGTGATGGAGCTACTAATGGGTTCCACAGCCCACCACATTCACCACAAGTCAATGGCAAAGCCAAGAAACCCACCCACACT gtgaccaaagaagaagaactggaTAATGAAGAGATGGATTCCGATTTCGATGAAACCGATCACTCTCAAACGAATAACGAACATAATCAGACCATG aaaaacgaaatgatgGACCAACGATTGACACCACCAACACCGTTGGATCTGAGTAACGGTGACATTGGTGCCAGTGACGAAGAGAATGAAGTTCCCAGTGGCCATCAGTCTGATAAGAAAAAATCTGCGTCACCAATTCCCGTGCATGTCAAATGCGAGGTTCCAGAGCTCAACCAATCGCAGCAAGGAGCTGATGAAgacgatgaagaagaagaggatgacGCTGTTAATCCTGATCAGTACCCATTTTCGATGCTGGCCGATTCGGACCAAAGCGGAGGCGGTGGCGCCGGTGTCGTAGTTCAGGCTGTTTGCCCGTTCTGTTTCAAGGACTGCAAACGGACCGCAGAGCTGCGGGCTCACATTCGAGCCCACACTGGCGAGAAACCTTTCCGCTGCGACATTTGTTCCGCTCCGTTTGCCCGCTCGGCACATCTCAAACGTCATCGCCGCGTTCACACGGGCGAGAGGCCGTTCGAATGCCATCGTTGCCAAAAGACTTTCTCCCGCCAAGACAAGTTGAAGCTCCATATGGATCGACACCGATTGAGAGACACGGGCGGTAAAATGATTGTTGGCCGTCCGAAAAAAATCGCAgccaagaaaaacgaagagcAATCAGTCACTACACCCAGCACGTCATCTGCCTCCAGTTCGACACCGACACCAACGTCTGTCGAAATGACGGGCATGGGTCAGTTCGCTTTCCCTGGAGCTCCAGCCCGTTCGGGTCCACCCCAATCGCCCAACGGATCTAATAGGACCACTACACCTTCACCCAGTTTACCCTACAGCGATATGAACTATTTTTCGTTACTATCGCTGTCTCAACGTGGATTGACTATTTCGTCTACAGCCACTACTCAATCAGGCCAGCAGTCTGATTTACCCTCACCGACCGTACCCAATTTGCTCAGTCCTCAGGCGTTACAAGAACTATCGCTCTTCCGGCAAGGTGGAACTAATTCCAACTCGACTCGTGGCCGTCAACAGCGATCGACTCGCAGTACAGCGGCAGCTGCTTCTAATCGTTCCAGCAGCCGCAGTAGCGTCGAATCCGCTTCGGAAACGCTACTCAATTTCGCCCAGCAAGTGGGCGAAGTGGTGGTTGGTCACTCGTCGGCAGCCCAATCGTCTTGA